AAAACTTTCATCTCCGAGTGTGAGAGGCTTTCACTATTCTTGAGAGTCATTCCCACCATTAGTGTGAGTTGCTTCCAACCTGTTCATTTCGTCGTCGCCGGCCCTCGCCGTGGCCGTGGTCGGTGGAAGATCTGgcctttttctttctatttcctCCTTTCGTTCCTTTTGCTACCTCTTTCCCCGTCTACTCTTCTTGTTTTAACCAGTCCTTTATACCTTATGGGCATCCATGTTCTTGTTTTAACCAGTCCTTTATACCTTATGGGGGTCTACATTCAAGTTCCGAGGATACAGGAGAGGGTTGATGCTTGGTGACATGGTTTTCTTTCTGCCATGGAAAATTGGCTATGACGGTGTGGTCTCCTCGGATTtacagaggaaagagagagtttgggactgaagagagaaagagagagctaagggagagaatgagagtcacgagagggagagagaaggcccacatatggtggtggtggtttgcGGTGCTCGCCAGAGAGGATGGCGAGTTGGTGGTTTTTTGGGCTTCATCTcgacaaggaagaagaagaagctcgaGAGAGTGAGAAAGATAGTGAGGGAAGAGAGTTCGAGAGAGTCCGCGAGTACTGGGGGAGAGAGAGACACGGGGAAGAAGGGGAAGTGGGATGCGGGCCCCACGGGCCACAAAAATccaccaaaaaaattattaaaataatacaaatatcGAACCATAATATCTAGAATAATGAATTGACTACTTTGCCCTTCGACTTCGTAATTCTGTAAAATGTTCATCGTAACTCCAAATTCGATTCTGCTTGCGCCCACACGTTTGTAGTGACAAATACCACCATAATATACTAAAAGAATGAGTCAACGTGTCACAGCACgatggtcaatgaaagtcaactGTGAAATCCTGTTCTTGGATTTCACTATTGCAAACTACATATTTGTATTAAGGagattttatattgtttttgggaatttatattaaatttagattttaattaaactaattacgAAGTCTGAATTTTGATTAGTAACCATTAAAAATTCGTGGACTTACAGGTCACACTAAGTATAATTGGATTGAGCTCGACCCTACGAGAGCGTAGGTGAAAACCGTTCGCGAATCGGAATTGAAACGAAGGAATTAGAgacattttaattgttaaaaaaaaaggagagaaaagaCAGGAGGCTGCTAGATGGCAGGGAAAAGAGGGGGAGAAGGAGAGAAACGGGAGAGAAGAAGGGGGAGAGTGCCCAATcagaaagaaagggaaaaaaagggaggaaaatgagggaaatgagggaagaGAGAATAAGGGGAACTCGGACCCCTTTCAGCCCGTTTCCCTTTTTTGACCCGATCCAATCCTCTTCATCACCTCCGGcgatttttcattgattttttcAGCGAACCACGTTATCTAACCACCTGGAAAACGTTTCACGACCTTCCCTCTACCAATCTCACCCAAAAATTGACAAATTTTGGCTCGGGTTCAGGAAGAACCGCACCTATGGGTGCAGTGGTACGACGCCGACGATCGGGCATTTTCAAATGCAATCACATCGAtctccaccaccattagactaTCCTTGaggccaggaacaaagcccaaacaaccttGGAAGCAGCGGATCACCGGAGAAGTCAAATCAAAGCAACCTAATTCTAGCAATTGGAGgagattcgaccgttggatcgttttgaaattttagaatattattctagaagattaatgagacccTTGGGAAGTTATGGATCGAAAATCTAAGTGCGGATGTTCCAGATTGACTTgtatagggttgtggaccccgCATTTGACAGAGacttgacttttggtcaatatgTTACGAGTtgatcttaaatattaaaatcaatATTACTAGGGACCATGTAGGGCTTAGTGGGCCTATATTGGTTAGTGAGTTATCCCAAATAATATATACATCAGTTTGTGTATAAAACATCATattgtgatatatatgtgtCTATTTATCTTCTTAATAATGTGAATGATAAGTATAATAAATGTTATGACAATGTGATCCTAGAATCCTATTGGAAGTATTCTATGGAACTTATATGCTTGTTTGACATATTAGTTGGTGGCTATGGGCAGTTGATGGTGTAGGTGACTATGTTGTAACTCATAGGGGTTGAATTGTGGGTAGGTTGTGTGTTGAAATTACTGCACCATGTAGCaatggtacatggatggtcctgtTTGGTATATCCacattgggtgatcactgcctatgtTATTAGTCTATGCATATGGTTctacttggtatatccgcattgagggaccatacacattctaggagtgatcatgcttggtatatccgcgctgggtgatcactacctagagctaTAGGATatagtcctgcttggtatatccgcgttgGGAGACTATTAGggttgatcatgcttggtatatccatgTTGGGTGATCATTGCCTATGTTATTAGACTAtgcatatggttctgcttggtatatcagcgttgggggaccatacgcattataggagtgatcatgcttggtttatccgcgttgggtgatcactacctagagctaTAGGATacagtcctgcttggtatatccgtgtTGGGAGATTGTTAGGGGCGATCATACTTGGTATATATGTGTTAGGGGACCATATGCATACTAGGAGTGATGAGGATTGGTTGTACTTGGAACATTTTGGTAGGTGCCATATTTTAGTTGGATTCctttgagtggtccggaatccttgCTCTTGCTCATTTTCATAAGGTTAGTACGACCCTAGATTCAAGTGAATGGGAGTAACCACAGTagaccttgtgaatataaatggAATTCAGCATGTTATTACTTATAATCTAAGTGGGGATTTATGTAGagttctttaattaaattcgtgaaatgatatgttattTCAATGATTGATTAACGTAGTTAGACGTTAATACTGTGCATCTTTAATTCATGGATTTGATTtattgatgtgattgtggagtgttgttggatatgattgttattattatgaatAGATTAGTAGATTAATGTGGCatgagaataatattgtgcttcgtTGGTTCTTTGATATGTTACATGTTGTGGATTGAGGTACCATGATGaaaacatagtgatttatatgatggatggaATGAAAATCTTGAATGTCATGTGGGTTTGTTATGTAGCTCTAGACCTAGTAATCTCAGGCTTGTCAAGTTCTAATAAATGATTAAGAAATGTTATGCTTTTTTGCTTGAACGTACTGCGATAAACGTCGGAGTGTAGTGAAATGACggactacgaatggcttgatccttgtttaggttacataggcagtctaacagggaggttagatgcagccataaagtatatgaAAAATTATTACGCAGTTGGATCTTGAGTTGTGCTTTGCCCATATCCCGAAGGCGGGGTATGATATAGATACGGgtatttggtgacgtcacgtgtcgatcatggacgtatgtcgggattggGGCATGACATCAACACTCCTGCTTCTAgggcattttggtcatttcacactTTTAGTATTAAAATCTGTAAAATCAGGGACAGGTCCTAACAAGTCTAATTCACTTCAGATCGTTACGACTTTGAAGGAACAATTCACCAACTTTCCTCAATCATAGTCTATTATCGTtgcttttttaaataaaaaaaatgattcaCTGAAGCTTTATGATTTGGAATGATACTATCGTAAAGACATGTCATATCTTGAGAACAAGTGCAGTACAAAAATGAACACTGTAGTAGggcgtaaacttgtcttaaTAAAAGAATCAAGTTCTtgattgaattgtattttcaagtTTCATTTAATATTGGTTGATCATGTTATGTGCATTCATTCAATTGTATATTTACTTGCATAATAATTCTTGAATTTCTACGTGATTTATATAACAATTGAACCCTAATTTTTCGAACAATTACACAAAAATCATTTCAACTATGAAGAATAAGATTCAAATTTAAATGCGAAGCACACTAATTTTAACTAAGTTGGCTGGAAATCTAAAAGCACATCTAGTTGGAAAATTCGGATTGCAGCTCTACAAAGCTTCTTTATCCCATTCCCACTAAAGTACGCGGGCACATGACCAAGGGAAAAGTCGGATCAGACTTCCTCCTTGGCCACAtagcaaacttttttttatttagtatATCGagatttttacattaaaaggcGAAAAGAGTTTGGCAAAACCACCTAATACACAGCCTAATTTGATCTCAAATTCGTCATCTACAAGATTCCAACCATAAACCTCTCTCTttcaactgaaaaaaaaataacacgtagtactgagtggcacGTAACAAACATATTAACAAAGTCACTTAACCGAGTCATTtcgccaataaaaaccacaaatGACAAAAACGCCGCAACGGCACCGTTTCATGTAAGTAGAGGATCCAGAACCTTCCACACACATCCTCCGCTCATTTTCCGCCTCATAAAGCAAGCACCCGCTTCCCAACAAAAGCCTTAAACCCTAACTCAAAACCCTCTTTCGTCTTTTCTCGacctctctccatctctctctctttgttctAGCCAGCCATGGCCACCGCCGCCTTGCTCCGCTCGATGCGCCGACGTGATGTCGCATCGGCTCCTCTCTGCGCCTATCGATCCGTACGTCTCTTTACATCTTCTTAGATTCCTTTTTAAGTTACCAATTCGATCATTTCTCCGTTTGATATATTTTTTGGCTGGAATATTTGAGATTTTCAGCTTCACGTATaatttcttgatttgatggTGTATTTGTTTGTTGTAATTCGATAGAATTGAACGAGTAAAAGATTTATAATTCAATATTTGATTTTGTGGGGCTTCTGATGTATTATTTTGTCGGTTTGATTGGTTAATGATAGTTTCCTAATCTTTTATGTACGGCGGTGGCGtattgttgtttttgttgttaattCAGATTACAATCGTTTGATAGAGctttgtgtttttttcttttatcttgCATAAACTAGTGCAATTCCCCTGTTGCAGTTTGCCTTTTTATTCTGATTATTTGTGCTAATTGATGAAATGGGTTGGATTAGGAAGCTTGGTTATAAATATAGATGAATTGAAGTTCGGTTTAATAGTTCGATATCGCGGTGATTAGTTACGTATATATGTTTTTGCAGTTGAACAGCGCATCTAAGTCATCCCATCTTGCTCAAAAATGGGCAAGCTTGGCAAGACCTTTCAGGTATTTTGGGCATTCCCTAGTTTGTTACATTACTAGTCATTTTGTTTTCGTACTTTGGATTCTGTTTCTAATTGTATCTTTGTAATATGAATAGTTCCAAACCTGCTGGAAATGATGTTATTGGCATTGACTTGGGTACAACCAACTCATGCGTGGCCGTGATGGAAGGAAAGGTACGGGTTTTTTACAAGTTCGTTTTTTATGTTACTATTTTTTAAGCTTTTTGCTCATGTGGCTTATGTCTAATTGTGTGAAATTGTTATAGAACCCTAAAGTGATTGAGAATTCCGAAGGAGCTCGAACCACACCATCAGTAGTTGCATTCAACCAGAAAGGAGAACTATTGGTTGGTACTCCAGCAAAACGTCAAGCTGTTACCAACCCCACAAACACAGTTTTTGGAACCAAGCGTCTGATTGGTAGACGCTTTGAGGATCCCCAAACTCAAAAAGAAATGAAGATGGTTCCATACAAGATAGTAAAGGCTCCAAATGGAGATGCTTGGGTTGAAGTCAACGGACAGCAGTACTCCCCAAGCCAAATTGGAGCCTTTGTTCTAACAAAGATGAAAGAGACTGCAGAGGCTTACCTTGGAAAGAGTGTCTCAAAAGCTGTGATTACAGTTCCAGCTTATTTCAATGATGCACAGAGACAAGCAACCAAGGATGCTGGCAGAATTGCAGGTCTAGATGTGCAGAGAATCATCAATGAGCCAACTGCTGCTGCACTTTCCTATGGTATGAACAACAAGGAAGGGCTCATAGCAGTGTTTGATCTTGGTGGGGGAACATTTGATGTATCCATTCTCGAGATATCCAATGGTGTTTTTGAGGTTTGCTACTCCCATTAACttaaatctttttattttccttcattttggACAATATTGTCAACAACTTTGTCTTATCTAGGTGAAAGCAACAAACGGCGACACATTCTTGGGAGGAGAGGATTTTGACAATGCGTTGTTGGACTTCTTGGTGAGTGAATTCAAGAGGACGGAGGGTATTGATTTGTCAAAGGATAGGCTTGCCTTGCAGAGGCTTAGGGAGGCAGCTGAGAAGGCTAAGATTGAACTTTCATCAACATCTCAAACTGAGATAAACCTTCCCTTCATCACAGCTGATTCTTCGGGTGCTAAACATCTGAACATCACATTGACTAGATCCAAATTTGAAAGTCTGGTCAATCACTTGATTGAGAGGACAAAGGCCCCGTGTAAGAACTGTTTGAAGGACGCTAATACATCCATTAAGGATGTGGATGAGGTTCTGCTTGTTGGAGGGATGACTCGTGTTCCCAAAGTGCAAGAGGTCGTTACAGAAATATTTGGAAAGAGCCCAAGCAAAGGAGTGAACCCTGATGAGGCTGTTGCTATGGGAGCTGCCATCCAAGGCGGTATCCTTCGTGGTGATGTTAAGGAGTTGCTTCTTTTGGATGTTACTCCTTTATCACTAGGTATTGAAACATTAGGTGGAATATTCACCAGGCTGATCAGTCGCAACACGACAATTCCAACCAAGAAGAGTCAGGTTAGTCGTTAAGGCCAAACATATTTCAAATTACATTGACTAGGTGTGTTGTGTCAAAGGGCAATTTTTGGAGGAAGCATTTTATTTGTTAATATCTTCTAGCTAGAGTTAATTGCATCTTTTCTAATTAGAATTAATACGGCTGGATCGGCCTTAGAGTTTGATCTGACTAAATATTATGCCCAAGTGTCGGATTCTTTCCTTTTGTTGTGCATCTTGTGTTCCTAATTTGTATTTGTATCATTGCAGGTGTTTTCTACTGCAGCTGATAACCAAACCCAAGTGGGTATCAAGGTGCTACAAGGAGAGCGTGAGATGGCTTCTGACAACAAGATGTTGGGAGAGTTTGAACTCGTAGGAATTCCTCCAGCACCAAGAGGCCTGCCTCAGATCGAAGTCACCTTTGATATTGATGCCAACGGTATTGTCACTGTTTCTGCCAAGGACAAGGCCACCAACAAAGAGCAGCAGATTACTATCCGCTCATCTGGGGGCCTTAGTGACGAGGAGATTGAAAAGATGGTGAAGGAAGCGGAGCTGCATGCTCAGAAGGATCAGGAGAGGAAAGCATTGATTGACCTCAGAAATAGTGCAGATACAACCATCTACAGTATTGAGAAGAGCTTGAACGAGTATCGTGACAAGGTTCCAAGTGAAGTTGCCAAAGAAATTGAGGATGCGGTAGCAGATTTGAGGAAGGCAATGGGAGAGGACAATGCCGATGAAATCAAGGCCAAGCTTGAAGCTGCAAACAAAGCTGTTTCTAAGATTGGGGAACACATGTCAAAGGGTTCTGGTGGCGACTCGTCTTCTGGTGGATCACAGGGTGGAGACCAAGCTCCTGAGGCAGATTACGAAGAAGTGAAGAAGTGAGGTGGCTGAAGCTGGTAACTCGGAATTTTCCTTACGGGTGGTTTCTGATTCACTGTCGAGGCGTAAGACGtcatttatgtgggtttttttGTATCCAAGTGTTGGGAGTTTTAAAATGTATTAGGATAGCCATAATCTAGTTTGCCCATAAGTAGACTTATTAATTGAGATTTTCTTGTAGTCGGTGAGTCAGTGGGGGCGGATTTTTCTTCTGGTAAGTTATGCCTAGTTTTGTCCGGACTTATCACTGTTCATCGTATTTTGAATAAAGAAATAGATTCAGAATGCTTCTGCATAGGATGTGTTCTATCAGTGTCAATAACAGCTTATATTTAATATCCGTCTTAGGTTGAATTAGGTTGAATTGTTGTGAATTATATTATTGCTATCTTATTGAAAGGCTTTGCTCACACTTTCACCCTGTAATGTAGatcatattatttgttaaaaataaaaaacagcttACATTTATTTTTGTGAAGCTAATTAGTAAAAGTCTACTCTCCCCGTTTGTGAGAGGTTTACCCTCCTCTGTAAATCCGAGGAGACCACACTATCATTGCCATTTTTCCATGGCAGAAAACCATGTCACCAAGCATCAACCCTCTTCTGTATCCTCGGAACTTGAATGGAGACTCACGAACCACCAAGCTACAGCGTGGAGGAGGAACTTCGGCGAGATTCCTCGTCTTCCAGATTGGGGTAAGCCTCGGGATACTTAAAATCACTTCATTTCGTCCTTGTGGTTCGATTCTAATCTAGGTTATTTATTTTGAACGACAAAATTGCACAGGAACAGCGAGAGTAATGAACCCAGTTTTCCATCACGAACCTCCAGATCAGTCCATGTCAATTGTTTTCTTTCCCACCCTTGTCCCTTAACCAAAAATTACATCTTACAGCTTTGGACAATCTCGATAAATGAAACTTGAGATTTGATTTTTGCTGTGGATATACTTGCCATTTTTGGGTTGATTTGGCTGTGCCTTGGCCTTTGCGGATCCACTTTGAATTTGGTGGCTTCACGGCGGCTATTTTGGTGGTTATTGGCCAGATACATGTGGCGTCAGCTTCTATTTGATCAGCATTATGATTTTGCCGGCTGTTTTACTTTTGAGCCTACTGGGTTTGATGTCTTCTTGTATCTCTTTGCTGCTGGTGTCCCTCTCTCAACTTACCACAATTATGGATTTCGCATATGCGATGCTGGGTTGTAGAGTTCGTGAGTCACGTTTGACCCGTCCTTTGAACGCTTGAGGATGACGTCAGTTGCGTGCTCCGAAAGGATGCTACTACACCGTCCTCTCCGAATCTCCTGTCGAGGCTTTAGTCTCTtccttagagcaagtccaccagGGGTGGGATAGGCCGGCACCTAGTGGAAAAAACACACTGAGACTCAGCCAATCCACTTCACCCCGTGGAATCGACTGGCACCCACCCCAAGCCAGTCCACAGGCCGGCCTAAAATCGACAGACCTTGGGACCGGCTCAAGTGACGCCTAGCTGATGCCAGCGTGGTGTCGAGGGCAAGGAGCCACGGAGGCAAGGCGAAGACCAACTTCCCCACCCCCACTGAGCTCCATCTCGATGCCGTCAACATCGCCAACATGAACAACGCCGCCAAATTATCTGCGACGACGAACATTAGCAACAGCCACAGCAGCATCGTGGAGTCCTCCTCCCCGCCGTCTCCGCTCCCGCTCGACCTCACTCTTAAAACCCCCCTCTTGTCCACTGGCGGCGGCTACTTCACCGCCGCAAGCGGCTTTCACCCGCTTCCTGCTTCCCGTGAATTATCCTTCCACGAAAGATCCCCCCGCGAAACTTGCAGGTTCGATCCCGCCCGCTTTATAATAATtagtttataataaaaaaaataattatttttattattttataataaaaaataataatattttaataaaattgactaggctattttttgttagaggtggagatgcattggcctattactattcattggagtctattactgttcattgtaatggataaatgggctgggtgctggcacaaagtccttagggtGGACTTACTCTTAGTGCTCAGATTTCAAGCGGCAACGTTAGCCTTGGTTTGATACTAAGttgatttttaaaaaaatggctataaaaaaaagctgggagctttttaatgtttggtaaacattcagcttcagctttttttttttcacagttttgggtaaaaaaagctaaaaacacaaagctgcaaaacccagctttgaaaaatcagcttttttttcacatctattttacataaaagtttatcaaacactataatactgcttttttttttttttcaaaaacacttttacaaaaaagtataccaaacactctacttctttatttcacagctgcttatttttacagcacagcagaaacagttttttttcaaagtacaacaataccaaaccaggtAGGGAGAGCACAAGTTCCTAGGGTTCTTTGTGTTTTGTCTTTTCAGTTGTGGGCTCCAGTTTGTATagtatgagagatttttcagtgtgaccggtacACATGGTGGCATATGTATGTTAAAATGttaatcatttaaaaaataaaatttctcaccacttatataaaaacacgtggtgtatcacCCGTATTCCGgccacaataaaaaaaaatctccagTATTAGGCTCTGACTTTTGATTGTAAGGAAGGTTCATTCTTATGCCTTGTGCTTACTTTTGTATTTAGGCCTCATTTTTTGCAATCTTGCTTTGTTGGTAATGAATTTACCTGtgcccaacaaaaaaaatagcaGCTTatattatagaaaaaaattcGAGATGTGAGCGTTATGTGATAACAAGTTATGGTATTCATTGGGGGTATGACTCTAAACACCCACCAATGTTCTAAAAGGTCATGCTTAGGCAGTTGgtcattgtggatgcaaatttcttcttccttgatcttgaacaattttgcacctagaaaacaattaacaccttaggttaaagccaagagcctcacgcgcccacgatgaatggggggctttggccaaagaacctccgatgccaaagttagaatttagaaagaaagagtgtttagagaattttgggatttttgccgaAGTGTTGGCATgactttttggtgaaaatgggagcctaTATATAGGGATAGGCTGGTCCTCTTTGGAGAAAAGAGTGGCCGGCCATAGGTTGGTTTTTTGGAataaattttggtttaattagccaatttattatgattaattggctaattaaacataaagggaatgTTTTGGTGTTTATGGGATTTATTAGCTAGCTAATTAGTGTAattaaaaaggagaaaatgatagaaaaaggtagaaaatatGATGGATTCTTTCTTGGATGGGGTTGCCCGGCCATTGATATGGTTTTGGGATTAAATGGGTGACTTAATTGATAATTAGGGGATTGATTAGGCAATAAAtcccttaattaatcaattattatGTTTTTAAAGGAAGGTTTTAAGAAATATGAAATGAAtgtattatttagctaattgattagctaaataatgaaatagaaaatatatggaataaattaggttttgggaattaccttatagaaatgatttgatgaaataagctttaaattgttacctattttgagcacttttgacttggttgaaagagaGTTGTCCGTTGCTCGTgtgtaggaacctcgttgtaccgCAAGAGTacttttgtcctcttttacccaaaaatccacatgtcatcttgtgattatttttggctccacagtcaTCGTCATGATTAATTCTTATGCTTTTAAAAAATAACAACGAGCATCTAGACTAGTCTAGGCGCCCCCCCTAGCCTTCTAAACTCGTCTTAAGTGCCACCTATCCGCTAGGTGGACATATGTTGGTTGGTGGTTTAGTGacattttttgttattattttcaTTTAAGAAATGCCTTAGAGTCACCACTCTCAATTTgcattttgcattttttatgttttcaataaat
This genomic interval from Malus domestica chromosome 05, GDT2T_hap1 contains the following:
- the LOC103436566 gene encoding heat shock 70 kDa protein, mitochondrial, translating into MATAALLRSMRRRDVASAPLCAYRSLNSASKSSHLAQKWASLARPFSSKPAGNDVIGIDLGTTNSCVAVMEGKNPKVIENSEGARTTPSVVAFNQKGELLVGTPAKRQAVTNPTNTVFGTKRLIGRRFEDPQTQKEMKMVPYKIVKAPNGDAWVEVNGQQYSPSQIGAFVLTKMKETAEAYLGKSVSKAVITVPAYFNDAQRQATKDAGRIAGLDVQRIINEPTAAALSYGMNNKEGLIAVFDLGGGTFDVSILEISNGVFEVKATNGDTFLGGEDFDNALLDFLVSEFKRTEGIDLSKDRLALQRLREAAEKAKIELSSTSQTEINLPFITADSSGAKHLNITLTRSKFESLVNHLIERTKAPCKNCLKDANTSIKDVDEVLLVGGMTRVPKVQEVVTEIFGKSPSKGVNPDEAVAMGAAIQGGILRGDVKELLLLDVTPLSLGIETLGGIFTRLISRNTTIPTKKSQVFSTAADNQTQVGIKVLQGEREMASDNKMLGEFELVGIPPAPRGLPQIEVTFDIDANGIVTVSAKDKATNKEQQITIRSSGGLSDEEIEKMVKEAELHAQKDQERKALIDLRNSADTTIYSIEKSLNEYRDKVPSEVAKEIEDAVADLRKAMGEDNADEIKAKLEAANKAVSKIGEHMSKGSGGDSSSGGSQGGDQAPEADYEEVKK